In Sandaracinaceae bacterium, the following are encoded in one genomic region:
- a CDS encoding alpha/beta hydrolase: MAKREHLRRRAGGALVNGFFEGASRLGQLHPLARPERHGVEVIRDLAYAEESRRREHRLDVYRPKHADGPLPVVMYIHGGGFRILSKDTHWMMGLAFARRGYLVFNVGYRLAPTHPFPAAIEDSCRAFEWVVAHAARFGGDLERLVIAGESAGANLATSVTLATLYEREEPFARRVFETGVVPKAVLPACGIFQVSDVERFARRKKRFSRFLMDRLQEVERGYLGDRAHGPEIDFADPLTWLERSEAPHRPFPPFFLPVGTKDPLLDDTRRLAKALRDHGAVAEDRYYEGEVHAFHAFPFLKNARRCWQDSYAFLDQFVG; encoded by the coding sequence GTGGCGAAGCGAGAACATCTGCGACGCAGGGCGGGCGGCGCGTTGGTGAACGGGTTCTTCGAGGGCGCGTCGCGCCTCGGTCAGCTGCACCCGCTGGCGCGGCCGGAGCGACACGGGGTGGAGGTGATCCGGGACCTCGCCTACGCGGAGGAGAGCCGCCGGCGCGAGCATCGACTGGACGTCTACCGGCCCAAGCACGCCGACGGCCCGCTCCCGGTCGTGATGTACATCCACGGCGGCGGCTTCCGGATCCTCTCGAAGGACACGCACTGGATGATGGGGCTGGCCTTCGCGCGGCGCGGCTACCTGGTCTTCAACGTCGGCTACCGGCTGGCGCCCACGCACCCGTTCCCCGCCGCGATCGAGGACTCGTGCCGCGCGTTCGAGTGGGTGGTCGCGCACGCGGCGCGCTTCGGCGGCGACCTCGAGCGGCTCGTCATCGCGGGCGAGTCGGCGGGCGCGAACCTCGCCACCAGCGTCACGCTCGCGACCCTGTACGAGCGCGAGGAGCCGTTCGCGCGGCGCGTGTTCGAGACCGGGGTGGTGCCCAAGGCCGTGCTGCCCGCGTGCGGCATCTTCCAGGTGAGCGACGTGGAGCGCTTCGCGCGGCGCAAGAAGCGCTTCTCGCGTTTCCTCATGGATCGCCTCCAGGAGGTCGAGCGCGGCTACCTCGGCGACCGCGCGCACGGCCCGGAGATCGACTTCGCCGACCCGCTCACCTGGCTCGAGCGGAGCGAGGCGCCGCATCGCCCCTTCCCGCCCTTCTTCCTCCCGGTGGGCACCAAGGATCCGCTCCTCGACGACACGCGGCGGCTGGCCAAGGCGCTGCGCGATCACGGCGCGGTGGCGGAGGACCGCTACTACGAAGGCGAGGTGCACGCCTTCCACGCCTTCCCGTTCCTGAAGAACGCGCGGCGCTGCTGGCAGGACAGCTACGCGTTCCTCGATCAGTTCGTCGGCTGA